The genomic region CGTATTATTCATCTGTGTGGCGGTTTATCCGATCGTGAAATGGAGGCGCAAGTATTAGACTCTATGGATCTGGAACGTGAAAGAGGCATTACCATCAAAGCCCAAACGGCGGCATTACACTACAAAGCAAAAAATGGTGAAATTTATTTATTGAATTTGATTGACACACCGGGTCATGTTGATTTTTCTTATGAAGTTTCGCGCTCGTTAGCGGCCTGCGAGGGTGCACTTTTGGTAGTTGATGCGTCACAGGGTGTTGAGGCGCAAACCGTTGCCAATTGTTATACGGCGATTGAACAGGATGTTGAAGTTGTTCCCGTTCTAAATAAGATTGATCTTCCTGCTGCTGATCCGGAACGTGTCATTAGTAACATTGAAGAAGTGATTGGAATCGATGCGCAGGATGCAGTCAAAATCAGTGCAAAAACAGGAGAAGGTGTAGAAGATGTTTTAGAAGCTTTGATCGCTAAAATTCCCGCACCGAAAGGTGATCCGAATGCGCCCTTAAAAGCCTTAATTATTGATTCCTGGTTTGACAATTATGTCGGTGTCGTGATTTTGGTCAGAGTGATGGACGGTACGGTAAAGCCTGGCGATAAGATATTGCTGATGGCAAGCAAATCCGTGCAGTTATGTGAGCAGGTAGGGGTGTTTGTGCCAAAATCAGCCTATCGTGATTCGCTCAGTGCTGGTGAGGTGGGTTTTATCATCTCGGGTATTAAAGAATTGAATATAGCGAAGGTAGGGGATACCGTAACTTCTGCAATTCATCCAGCGGCAAATCCCCTTCAGGGTTTCAAAGAAATAAAACCACAAGTATTTGCCGGTTTATATCCCGTAGAATCCAATCAATATGATGCGTTGCGTTCTGCGTTGGAAAAACTGAAACTGAATGATTCCTCACTACATTTTGAACCGGAAGTATCTCAGGCATTGGGTTTCGGCTTTCGTTGCGGTTTTCTCGGATTGTTGCATATGGATATTGTGCAGGAACGCTTAGAGCGCGAATATGATATGGACTTGATTACGACAGCCCCTACTGTTGTTTATCAAGTATTGATGCGGGATAGTACGGTGATTGAAATTGAGAACCCGTCAAAAATACCAGATCTGTCAAAAATTGCCGAGATTCGCGAACCTATAATTACTTCAACTATTATTGTGCCGGAAGAGTATGTTGGCGCAGTGATTACCTTGTGCGTTAGTAAACGTGGAAATCAAGTGAATATGCAGTATATGGGTAAGCAAGTTATGCTGACCTACGAAATGCCGCTTAATGAAGTTGTTATGGATTTTTTTGATCGATTGAAATCGACTAGTCGCGGTTATGCTTCTTTGGATTATGAATTCAAAGAGTTTCGTGCTTCCGATTTAGTAAAGCTGGATATATTGATTAACGGCGACAAGGTTGATGCGTTGTCTTTGATCATTCATCGAAGTAGCAGTCAGTATCGGGGGCGTGAATTAGTGCAAAAAATGCGACAGTTAATTCCCCGTCAGATGTTTGATATCGCCGTACAAGCTGCAGTAGGTGCTCATATTATTGCACGCGAAACAGTCAAGGCATTGCGGAAGAATGTGTTGGCAAAATGCTACGGTGGCGATATCTCGCGTAAACGAAAGTTGCTGGAGAAACAAAAAGCAGGTAAAAAGAGAATGAAACGGGTTGGCAATGTGGAAATTCCACAAGAGGCGTTTCTGGCAATTTTGCAAGTCGATAATAAATAATAATGATGAGTAGAAAAAAAATTTTTACGCAGGATTTTAGGTTGAATTTGAACGCATACATAATAATTCAAAACAGCACTCCTTATGCGCAATCAAAGGAAATTGCATGAATTTTCCACTGATACTTTTAATTCTGCTTGTAATTACCGGAAGTATTTGGTTATTAGATATTATTTTCTGGAAGAAAAAGCGCGAACCGAATGAGAATGAGCCATGGTGGATCGAATATCCCAAAAGCTTCTTTCCTATCATTTTGATTGTTTTTAGTTTGCGTTCTTTTGTCATTGAGCCATTTAAAATCCCATCAGGCTCAATGCTACCTACATTATTGATAGGGGATTTTATTCTTGTAAATAAGTATATCTATGGTATAAGGCTTCCAGTCATTAATAAGAAAATTTTGGAGATGGATGAACCCAAACGAGGGGATGTATTGGTTTTCCGTTATCCAGAAGATCCATCAATCGATTACATCAAACGAGTTGTCGGTGTCCCGGGTGACGTTATTACTTACCATAATAAGCAGTTAATTATTAATGGGGAAGTGATAAAAATGGAATATGAGGGTGACTATAAATATGTCGAATCCGGACTGGGGTATATTTATTCTGATCGTTATTCGGAATATTTAGCTGGCGAAAGTCATTCCATTATTATTAGCCAGGATATCAAAGGTATCCAGTTTTCGAACGTGCGGCAATTTGAATTCCGTGATAACTGCAAGTACCGTCGTACCGGGTTTACATGCGAAGTGCCAGCTGGAAATTATTTTACTTTGGGCGACAATCGTGATAGCAGTAGTGATAGTCGTTATTGGGGGTTCGTGCCGGAGGAAAATATTGTTGGTAAGGCATTCATGATTTGGTGGAATTTTGGAGATCTTGGTCGTATCGGATTGTCGATTAGATAATAAGCTTTTTTCTATGAGGTGAGAATGTGAATTATCACAAAATGTCACTGAAACAAAGAGGTATTGGTTTGGTCAGCTTATTAATGTGGTCCGTGGTTCTGGTGTTAATTGTTATCACTAGTCTGAGAATTGCGCCGGCATATATAGAATATTCAGCAATTAAAAAGAATCTATCGGCCATTGCTAAAGATACAAGCTTGCAAAATACGAACCTAAACCAAATAAGACTAGCATTTAGTAGGCGTGCCCAGATTGATGATATTAAGTCTATCAGCGGTCAAGATATTAAGATAAATAGAGAAAATGGGCGAGTGATTTTGAGTGCCAGCTATACAGCAAAAATCCCTCTATTTTCCAATGTGTCCTTAAGCATTGATTTTGAAGCAGTGAACGATTAGTACTGAAAGATTATGCGAGATGAGACCATATCAAATAATACTCGACAGTTACTAGATATATTCTGTGAACGTCTAGGATATTGTTTTACTCAATCCCATTTATTGCAAACAGCGTTAACTCATCGAAGCCATAGTCTTCCACATAATGAACGCCTTGAATTTCTGGGTGACGCGATATTGAACTGCGTAATCTCAGGAATAATTTATAAGCATTTTCCAGAATTGCCAGAAGGTCACTTGTCCCGGCTTCGTGCCAATTTTGTGAATCAAAAGGCATTGTCGAGCATTGCGCTTAATTTACAAATGGATAAGCTGCTCAGATTAGGTGAAGGCGAGCTAAAAAGCGGTGGCTGTCATCGCCCATCGATTCTTGCAGATACTTTTGAAGCCTTATTGGGTGCCATTTACCTGGATAGTGATTATGCGCAGGTGGAAACAGTAGTTATGGCGATCTATTTACCTCTGATACAAAATATTGATCTTAAATCACCCGCTAAGGACCCTAAAACGTTATTGCAGGAATTTTTACAAAACCAGAAACTATCATTGCCAGAATATCTAGTGGTTACAACCAGTGGGAAAGCGCATAAACAAAAATTCAAAGTGGAATGTGTAATATCCTCATTAAATATTCGAACTGCAGGTGAAGGCACCAATCGCCGGAGTGCCGAACAAGTGGCTGCAAAATTAGCCTATGAAAAAATCTGCCTGCAGCATACGCACTAAATTAATAGTGTTTAATAAGCTAGTTATTACTTACAATACTTCAGAATGACTCTTCATGCCAATTTTCGTACTGGATACGTAGCAATTATTGGTCGTCCCAATGTGGGGAAATCGACTTTGTTAAATAAGTTGGTGAAACAGAAAATCAGCATTACATCCAAGAAAGCGCAAACTACTCGTTTTAGAATTAATGGTATTTTGACGGATGAACAGACACAATTTGTTTTTGTTGATACACCTGGTTTTCAAACACACTATGCCAGTGTTTTAAATACCGCAATGAATCGGGTGGTAACCCAAAGTATGCGCGAGGTGAATGTCATATTGTTTGTCATTGAAGCGATGTGCCTTGATCAACGCGATATCGCTGTGCTCAAAATTCTACCCGCGAATGTTCCGATTATTTTAGTGGTCAATAAAATTGATAAATTGGCAGATAAGAATCGACTATTGCCATTTCTGGGTGAAGTAGCTCAGGTAGTTAAATTTTCTGACATTATACCGGTAAGCGCGATGTATAAAATTCAGCTAGCAGAGCTTCTTAATAACATCCGCAACTACTTACCTGTTAGTGAACCTTTGTACGATAAGGATGAAATTACAGATCGCAGTGAGCGTTTTCTTGCCGGAGAATTTATTCGTGAAAAATTATTTCGCCTGGTTGGTGATGAGATTCCTTATTCGACCAGCGTTGTGATTGATCAGTTTAAGTTGGAAAATCATCTGCACAAAGTTTATGCCACCATTCTGGTTGATAAACCCAATCAGAAAGCAATTATTATTGGAAAGAAAGGTGAGAAGCTTAAGCTAATAGCAAGCCAGGCAAGAAAAGACATGGAGTTGTTGTTTGGGGAGAAGGTGTATCTGGAAGTTTGGGTTAAAGTTAAAAGCGGTTGGGCTGATAGTGAAAGTGTGCTAAGAAATCTGGGGTATGAATAAACCTTTAAGGATTGTTGGCGTCTTGGGAGTCTCAGAGAATGATTGAATTAGGTGTCAATATTGATCATGTGGCGACATTACGGCAAGCGCGCGGAACAACATACCCGGACCCGATTGAAGCGGCATTGATCGCCGAATCTTCCGGGGCTGATGCGATTACTTTGCATTTGCGCGAAGATCGACGGCATATTCAGGATCGTGATGTGGAGATTTTACGTAACCGGCTGACGACCAGAATGAATCTGGAAAGTGCAGTGACTGATGAAATGATTGCTATCGCACTTAGAATAAAGCCCCACGATATTTGTTTAGTGCCTGAGAGACGTGAAGAGCTAACAACGGAAGGGGGTCTCGATGTCGTGAAGCATTTCGATCAGATCAGGCGTGCATGTGAAAAATTGGGAGACGCGGGGATACGTGTTTCATTGTTCATTAATGCTGATGCCCTACAGATTAATGCTGCAGCCCGAGCGGGTGCATCTGTTATCGAAATCCACACGGGCAGCTATGCGGATGCACATTCATTTGAGGCGCAGGAAAAACATTTTCTTGAGGTGCAGGAAGCCGTTGGCTTGGGTCGAGATCTTGATCTGAAAGTGAATGCCGGACATGGTTTGCATTATGAAAATGTTCAAGCCATTGCAGCCATTTCTGAGATTTCGGAATTGAATATTGGGCATGCAATTGTTGCCAGAGCTATTTTTGTTGGTTTTAAACGTGCTGTACAAGAAATGAAACAGCTCATGCTCGAGTCGCGTAAATGATCTATGGTATTGGAACTGATATTGTCGAATCAGCTAGGATTGCACACTCATTGAGTCGTTTCGGCGAGCGCTTTGCGCGGCGTATATTAACCGATAGCGAGTTGCAAGAGTATCAAACGAGTAGTAAACCAATACTTTTTCTTGCTAGTCGCTTTGCTGCTAAAGAAGCGTTATCCAAAGCGATGGGTACAGGTTTACGGCACCCGGTTAATTTGACATATATTACGATTACTCACAATGGTTTGGGAAAACCATTTTTCCAATTTCACCCTGAACTCAATCAATTACTTTTCGACCAGGGAATCACACAACATCATCTTTCTATTAGCGACGAAGTGAATATGGTTTGTGCTTTTGTTGTATTGGAGAAATAATCGTGCCGCTGGGACCAGTGATGCTCGATATTTCAGGAACGCAATTATCTGAGGATGAAATCAAGAGGCTCTTGCATCCCTTAACAGGGGGTGTCATTCTTTTCACCCGCAATTATGTAAACCATCGTCAATTGACCGAGTTGACCCAGCAGATCCATGCGTTACGAAGTCCACATTTGCTGATTGCGGTTGATCATGAAGGTGGGCGTGTTCAACGTTTTCGGGAAAACTTCACAAAACTGCCTGCAATGCGTGAGTTGGGAAAAATTTGGGATAAGCAATCGAGTCGGGCCCGGCACTTAGCTAAACAGGTTGGTTTCGTGTTGGCGGCTGAGTTAAATGTTTGCGGTATCGATTTCAGCTTTACACCGGTGTTGGATCTGGATTGTGGGAAAAATTTTGTGATCGGTGATCGTGCCTTCCATCATGAGGCCGAGGTTGTTTCGGACTTGGCGTATAATTTGATGCTCGGGCTTAAGAAAGGTGGTATGCCGGCAATAGTAAAGCATTTTCCGGGACACGGTTATATCCAGACTGACTCACATTTGGAAAAATCAATCGACACACGTCAATACGCTGAGATTGCAGGGGACGATTTAGTCCCATTCCAGCATATGATTGATTCGGGAGTGGCTGGGGTAATGGTAGCACATATCATCTACCCAGAAATAGATTCCAAACCTGCCGGATTTTCGAGAATCTGGTTACAAAAAATTTTACGTAGGGAATTGCAATTCGAGGGTTGTATTTTTAGTGATGATTTAAGTATGCGTGGTGCCGGAGATTATTTTGAATCTATGCTTTCACGTGCGCAAGCTGCGCTCGGTGCGGGTTGCGACATGATATTAATTTGCAATAATCCTTCAGGGGTCGATGAAGTTCTACATGGATTGCGTTGGGAAATGTCAGCGACAAGCCTTTCCCGGCTGGCACGTTTGCATGCCAGAAATAATACCGGTTCGATAATAAAATTGCGTGAAAATGGAGAATATGTGCAGGCGGTACGTGAAATCAGCATTATTGGATGTGAAAGTGGTGAGTTGCCGTTACAGTAGATTTGTATTTATTTTTCAAAGCAAACTATATGCAAGCTATTTTGTTTTAAAATTATCTCTTGGCAAAAATTTCACATAAGGTCTCATTATGTCAGAAACATTCGATGTAGCAATTATTGGTGCTGGTCCAGGGGGATATGTTGCGGCAATTCGTTGTGCGCAGCTAGGCTTAAATACGGTTTGTATTGATGAGTGGAAAAATTCAAAGGGTAAAGCCAGCCTTGGCGGAACTTGCCTGAACGTCGGTTGTATTCCTTCCAAAGCTTTACTGGAATCTTCTGAGAATTATTTCAAGATTCAGCACAAAATTTCCGCTCATGGAATTTCTGCAGAAAATGTTTCGGTAAACATTCCAACCATGATTGCGCGCAAGGACAAAATTGTTACCACGTTTACCGCTGGCATTACTTCACTATTCAAAAAGAATAAGGTTAAGTCGATGCATGGCCGGGGAACGTTGCTGAGTCGGGAAGAATCTACCCATGCTTGGAAAATAAAAGTTGACAATGGCGATACTACTGAAACAATCGAGGCAAAGCATGTGATTGTAGCGACGGGTTCGATACCTCGGCAATTATCTTTTGCGCCAATCGATAATGAGATGATTCTGGATAACGCCGGTGCTTTAGCCTTAATGGAAGTACCTAAGCGGCTGGGAGTCATTGGTGCAGGGGTGATCGGGCTTGAGATGGGGAGCGTATGGCGTAGGTTGGGTGCCGAAGTCACTATTCTTGAAGCAATGCCTGGATTTTTGATGGCAGCCGATGAACAAATTGCTAAAGAAGCAAAAAGCATTTTCGCCAAAGAACCTGGTTTGCAAATCAACACTGGTGTCAATATCAAATCGGTTAAGGTATCCGGTAACTCTGTAGTCGTGGGTTATGGTGATTCCAACAATCAGGAACAGGTTATGGAGGTTGACAAACTGATTGTGGCCATTGGTCGTATTCCCAATACTATTGGATTGGGTGTGGACGAGAATGGTTTGTCAGTAGATGAACGCGGATTTATTATTGTTGATCAGAATTGCCGGACTAATCTGACCAATGTATATGCAGTAGGCGATGTGGTTCGAGGGCCTATGCTGGCGCATAAAGCATCCGAAGAAGGCGTGGCCGTTGCAGAAATGATTAAACATCTTGAGACAAATCAGACCAGTGTAGATGAGGTAATCGATCTCAATACGATACCTTGGGTTATTTACACGGCACCTGAAATTGCATGGGTAGGAAAAAACGAACAGGAATTAAGAGCAGCTGGCATTGCTTATAAGGCTGGTCAGTTTCCATTTATTGCGAATGGACGTGCTCGTGCCATAAATGAGACGAGTGGATTTATAAAAATTTTGGCTGACGAGAAAACTGATCGTGTACTGGGTGTGCATATGATTGGTCCCCATGTGTCGGAGCTCATTTCAGAAGCGGTTATGGCGATGAAATTTTCAGCCAGCAGCCAAGATATCGCCTGCATTGTGCATGCTCATCCGTCTTTATCAGAAGTTTTTCATGAAGCTGCACTTGGTGTGGATAAGCGTACTTTGCATATTTAATGATTTATAGTGCCGCACTGCTTATCCAAGCACATCAGGTTTATATCTTAGAAGCAATTATTTTTATCAGGGTTAACGCTGCATGACCATTGAAGATGATGAATGCCGCCCGCTTTATTGACTAAATAATCAGCTCTCAGTTGTTTGTTTTGCTCTACGGTTAAAGAAGCTTTCTCTGGTATAAATCTTTCTTCGCTCCAGAATCTGATTCTGCAAAATTCATCATTGGGATTGCAGAGTCTATTAATAGCCGCACTATAGATCGTTTTGTCAGTATACTTACTATGATCAATCAGCACCAAATGCACAAATTTCCCTGAAGTCCCCAATTCCACAGTACGCACAACCCGCCACCCAATACCGCTTTCCAAGTGTGAGGCAGATTCTGCTGCTGGTTCATCTTCATCATGTTCGTGTTCTTCGTCTCCATGAGCAAAGACACTAAGTGGCAGGACAAGTAGTGTTAAAAAAAAGAAGTCTAATACTAATTTGCGCATAAATTCTCCTCGGCAAAATGCCAATTCATTATTCTATAAATATATAGCTCTTCGCTTGCTTCTAACTTATTGCATCCAAATTAATTCCTTTACTTAATCTGGATGATGCTTGCAGCGGGCGAGTATACTCGAAAATTTGAATATGAACATTATTGAAAATTTAATTTTGCTAATAAAGTATTCAGCATTTAGCCAGATTCAAGAAATGAAATTTTAAAACCTCATTTCAAAATTATTGATATTTAGTCTTGATAATAAGAAATATTCTTCATTATCTGTAGTGCTTTCACATGCTGTAGGGTTATATTACCCAGAACTCATGATTTTTTTGTATTTTTGGAAAATTTAGCTTTGAATCAAAATCTTTATTATGAATCAATTCATCCAATTCAATTAATTATTTGTAGCAGCTAGTTGTTTCGGTTAAAATCCGTTTTTTTCAGGCGCGTAGCTCAGTTGGTTAGAGCACCACCTTGACATGGTGGGGGTCGTTGGTTCGAATCCAATCGCGCCTACCAATTATCAAATAATATCTTCTGTTATTTTCGATTGTATGAGTTAGGGATTTAATGACACCTATTCAGTTTGTGTCACTCCAAGAAAAATGAGCGGAATGATACGGGTTTTAAAATTCTTGATTAATGTTGCTGGAATTGACTATATATGCAACTTACATATCTGCCAGAACTCAATGACATTAATTCGCAAGATTGTAGTCAGAGATTGGAGTTAAATAGAAGCAGAATCAGTATATGCTATTGAGTTTTATCGGGAGAAAATTATGCAAAGTTTTAAAGTTGTCAGTACCAAGAGCTTATTAAATGCATTGTTGATTGGTTTTCTAATGCTGCAAACAACTTCTCATGTGATGGCAGAAAAAATTGGTAGCGTTTCCACTAAATTTAAAGTGTTAGGAGCAAACGATAAAATCGTAATCGAGGCATTTGATGATCCGGATATTGCTGGAGCCACCTGTTATCTAAGTCGAGCTAAAACAGGAGGGGTCAGTGGTATGGTAGGGATTGCTGAAGATACTTCAGATGCTTCAATTGCATGCCGGCAGATTGGTCCGATTTCTTTGCCTGAGAAAGTAAAAAATGGTGATGAGGATGGAACAGAAGTTTTTAAAAAGAGCACATCGCTACTATTTAAATCTTTACAGGTAGTGCGATTTTATGATGCCAAAAGAAATGTCCTCATTTATTTAACTTATAGCGACAGAATTATTGAAGGATCACCAAAAAATAGTATTTCAATAATTCCAATTACCCCGTGGCATTAAGTATCCAGAGCAAGTGAAATAAATTAATTGCATTGATGGTATTTAAGAAAACCTAATATTATAATTACCAATCATTTCTTTCTAATTGTTCACCTTGGCAACATTATCTTCCATGCAATTATTTGCTTTTGGAATCAATCACAACACCGCGCCACTGGATGTGCGTGAGCAAGTTGCTTTTCCTGAAAATACGATGGAGCATGCGTTACGCGATCTGGTTGGGCGCAATCCAATAAAGGAAGCTGCCATCGTTTCCACCTGCAATCGTACTGAAGTATATTGTTGCACCGAAAGCCCCGAAGATGCTGTCATATGGCTGGCCGACTTTCATCATTTGCCGACTCGTGAATTGGATCCGTACATATACAAATTGCCACGCGAGCAGGCCGTGAAACATGCATTCCGGGTTGCCAGTGGTTTAGATTCGATGGTATTGGGCGAACCGCAAATACTGGGACAGTTAAAAAGTGCGATTAAATCCGCAGAACATGCAGGGACACTAGGATTATTACTGCACAAGCTGTTTCAGCGCACGTTCTACGTTGCTAAGGAAGTTCGAACCTCGACTGAGATAGGTACTAGTTCTGTATCAATGGCTGCGGCGGCTACGCGCTTGGCTGAACGAATTTTTGGTGATATTGCCGAACAGCGGGTTTTATTTATCGGCGCGGGTGAAATGATCGAATTATGCGCTAATCATTTTGCGGCCCGTAATCCCAAAAAGATTACGGTTGCCAATCGGACTACTGAGCGCGCCGAAGCATTAGCCAATCGTTTTAATGCACAGGCTATAACTTTAAGCGAATTGCCCGAGCAATTGGCGTTGCACGATATCGTGGTAACTTGCACAGCAAGTCCCTTGCCCATACTGGGTAAAGGTATGGTGGAGCGCGCAATTAAAATACGCAAACATCGGCCGATATTTATCGTTGACCTCGCTGTGCCGCGAGATGTTGAATCCGAAGTGGCAGAACTCGATGATGTTTTTCTTTATTATGTCGATGATCTATCCGAGATCGTCAAGGAAGGGCTGGATTCACGTCTTAATGCGGTTACACAGGCTGAAACTATCATTGATTCGAATGTAGTTGATTTTATGCGCTGGTTTGCCACGCGTGAAATGGTTCCCACAATTCGCGCGTTACGTGATCAAGGTGAACGTCATCGTCGGCATGAATTGGCTAAAGCCACCAAATTGCTTGAAAAAGGTGAAGATCCAAAGAAAGTTATAGAAGCTTTAAGTACCGGTTTAACAAATAAATTCTTGCATATGCCTTCCAATGCTTTAAATCAGGCAGCAGCGGATGAGCGTGAGGAATTAGTCGAATTGATTAATCGACTGTATCAACTGCACCGTCCCCAATGAACAAAAATATCATGGATCGGCTCACTCGTCTGAGTGTGCGTTTGGACGAATTAAATCATTTGCTGAGCAGCGAATCTGCAACTGCAGACCTGGATCACTACCGTAAACTTACGCGCGAGCATGCTGAAATTGTTCCGATTGTTGAGCTTTATCGGTCTTATCAGCAATTTGAGCGTGATGTGCAAACGGCGCGGGAGATGCATGCCGATTTGGATATGCGTGCATTTGCCGAGACTGAAATCCAAACTGGAAAAGAAAAACTGATTCAGATCGAATCGGAAATACAAAAGCAATTACTTCCGAAAGATCCCAATGATGAGCGCAATATTTTTCTCGAAATACGCGCAGGAACGGGAGGGGATGAATCCGCTTTGTTTGCTGGAAACTTGTTTCGCATGTATTCACGCTATGCAGAAAGACAACGTTGGCAAGTGGAGATTATTTCGCAAAGCCTGTCGGAAATTGGCGGATATAAAGAGATTATCGCTAAAATTATTGGTTACGGCGCATATTCGAAACTTAAGTTTGAATCCGGTGGCCACCGTGTTCAACGTGTACCCGTAACTGAAACTCAAGGTCGTGTGCATACCTCTACATGTACCGTGGCTATTATGCCTGAGGCGGATGAAGTGAGTGAAGTGGTTTTGAATCCCGCGGAATTACGTATCGATACCTTTCGTGCTTCCGGTGCCGGCGGTCAGCATATCAATAAAACCGATTCAGCCGTGCGTGTGACTCATCTAC from Nitrosomonas ureae harbors:
- the lepA gene encoding translation elongation factor 4; translation: MMQHIRNFSIIAHIDHGKSTLADRIIHLCGGLSDREMEAQVLDSMDLERERGITIKAQTAALHYKAKNGEIYLLNLIDTPGHVDFSYEVSRSLAACEGALLVVDASQGVEAQTVANCYTAIEQDVEVVPVLNKIDLPAADPERVISNIEEVIGIDAQDAVKISAKTGEGVEDVLEALIAKIPAPKGDPNAPLKALIIDSWFDNYVGVVILVRVMDGTVKPGDKILLMASKSVQLCEQVGVFVPKSAYRDSLSAGEVGFIISGIKELNIAKVGDTVTSAIHPAANPLQGFKEIKPQVFAGLYPVESNQYDALRSALEKLKLNDSSLHFEPEVSQALGFGFRCGFLGLLHMDIVQERLEREYDMDLITTAPTVVYQVLMRDSTVIEIENPSKIPDLSKIAEIREPIITSTIIVPEEYVGAVITLCVSKRGNQVNMQYMGKQVMLTYEMPLNEVVMDFFDRLKSTSRGYASLDYEFKEFRASDLVKLDILINGDKVDALSLIIHRSSSQYRGRELVQKMRQLIPRQMFDIAVQAAVGAHIIARETVKALRKNVLAKCYGGDISRKRKLLEKQKAGKKRMKRVGNVEIPQEAFLAILQVDNK
- the lepB gene encoding signal peptidase I, with translation MNFPLILLILLVITGSIWLLDIIFWKKKREPNENEPWWIEYPKSFFPIILIVFSLRSFVIEPFKIPSGSMLPTLLIGDFILVNKYIYGIRLPVINKKILEMDEPKRGDVLVFRYPEDPSIDYIKRVVGVPGDVITYHNKQLIINGEVIKMEYEGDYKYVESGLGYIYSDRYSEYLAGESHSIIISQDIKGIQFSNVRQFEFRDNCKYRRTGFTCEVPAGNYFTLGDNRDSSSDSRYWGFVPEENIVGKAFMIWWNFGDLGRIGLSIR
- a CDS encoding DUF4845 domain-containing protein; translated protein: MSLKQRGIGLVSLLMWSVVLVLIVITSLRIAPAYIEYSAIKKNLSAIAKDTSLQNTNLNQIRLAFSRRAQIDDIKSISGQDIKINRENGRVILSASYTAKIPLFSNVSLSIDFEAVND
- the rnc gene encoding ribonuclease III is translated as MRDETISNNTRQLLDIFCERLGYCFTQSHLLQTALTHRSHSLPHNERLEFLGDAILNCVISGIIYKHFPELPEGHLSRLRANFVNQKALSSIALNLQMDKLLRLGEGELKSGGCHRPSILADTFEALLGAIYLDSDYAQVETVVMAIYLPLIQNIDLKSPAKDPKTLLQEFLQNQKLSLPEYLVVTTSGKAHKQKFKVECVISSLNIRTAGEGTNRRSAEQVAAKLAYEKICLQHTH
- the era gene encoding GTPase Era, translated to MTLHANFRTGYVAIIGRPNVGKSTLLNKLVKQKISITSKKAQTTRFRINGILTDEQTQFVFVDTPGFQTHYASVLNTAMNRVVTQSMREVNVILFVIEAMCLDQRDIAVLKILPANVPIILVVNKIDKLADKNRLLPFLGEVAQVVKFSDIIPVSAMYKIQLAELLNNIRNYLPVSEPLYDKDEITDRSERFLAGEFIREKLFRLVGDEIPYSTSVVIDQFKLENHLHKVYATILVDKPNQKAIIIGKKGEKLKLIASQARKDMELLFGEKVYLEVWVKVKSGWADSESVLRNLGYE
- the pdxJ gene encoding pyridoxine 5'-phosphate synthase, which codes for MIELGVNIDHVATLRQARGTTYPDPIEAALIAESSGADAITLHLREDRRHIQDRDVEILRNRLTTRMNLESAVTDEMIAIALRIKPHDICLVPERREELTTEGGLDVVKHFDQIRRACEKLGDAGIRVSLFINADALQINAAARAGASVIEIHTGSYADAHSFEAQEKHFLEVQEAVGLGRDLDLKVNAGHGLHYENVQAIAAISEISELNIGHAIVARAIFVGFKRAVQEMKQLMLESRK
- the acpS gene encoding holo-ACP synthase, translating into MIYGIGTDIVESARIAHSLSRFGERFARRILTDSELQEYQTSSKPILFLASRFAAKEALSKAMGTGLRHPVNLTYITITHNGLGKPFFQFHPELNQLLFDQGITQHHLSISDEVNMVCAFVVLEK
- the nagZ gene encoding beta-N-acetylhexosaminidase, encoding MPLGPVMLDISGTQLSEDEIKRLLHPLTGGVILFTRNYVNHRQLTELTQQIHALRSPHLLIAVDHEGGRVQRFRENFTKLPAMRELGKIWDKQSSRARHLAKQVGFVLAAELNVCGIDFSFTPVLDLDCGKNFVIGDRAFHHEAEVVSDLAYNLMLGLKKGGMPAIVKHFPGHGYIQTDSHLEKSIDTRQYAEIAGDDLVPFQHMIDSGVAGVMVAHIIYPEIDSKPAGFSRIWLQKILRRELQFEGCIFSDDLSMRGAGDYFESMLSRAQAALGAGCDMILICNNPSGVDEVLHGLRWEMSATSLSRLARLHARNNTGSIIKLRENGEYVQAVREISIIGCESGELPLQ
- the lpdA gene encoding dihydrolipoyl dehydrogenase translates to MSETFDVAIIGAGPGGYVAAIRCAQLGLNTVCIDEWKNSKGKASLGGTCLNVGCIPSKALLESSENYFKIQHKISAHGISAENVSVNIPTMIARKDKIVTTFTAGITSLFKKNKVKSMHGRGTLLSREESTHAWKIKVDNGDTTETIEAKHVIVATGSIPRQLSFAPIDNEMILDNAGALALMEVPKRLGVIGAGVIGLEMGSVWRRLGAEVTILEAMPGFLMAADEQIAKEAKSIFAKEPGLQINTGVNIKSVKVSGNSVVVGYGDSNNQEQVMEVDKLIVAIGRIPNTIGLGVDENGLSVDERGFIIVDQNCRTNLTNVYAVGDVVRGPMLAHKASEEGVAVAEMIKHLETNQTSVDEVIDLNTIPWVIYTAPEIAWVGKNEQELRAAGIAYKAGQFPFIANGRARAINETSGFIKILADEKTDRVLGVHMIGPHVSELISEAVMAMKFSASSQDIACIVHAHPSLSEVFHEAALGVDKRTLHI
- a CDS encoding CreA family protein yields the protein MLQTTSHVMAEKIGSVSTKFKVLGANDKIVIEAFDDPDIAGATCYLSRAKTGGVSGMVGIAEDTSDASIACRQIGPISLPEKVKNGDEDGTEVFKKSTSLLFKSLQVVRFYDAKRNVLIYLTYSDRIIEGSPKNSISIIPITPWH